Proteins from a single region of Pseudomonas sp. BSw22131:
- the tnpB gene encoding IS66 family insertion sequence element accessory protein TnpB (TnpB, as the term is used for proteins encoded by IS66 family insertion elements, is considered an accessory protein, since TnpC, encoded by a neighboring gene, is a DDE family transposase.), producing the protein MIRIDSIWLATEPMDMRAGTETALAKVIAVFGAAQPHCAYLFANRRANRMKVLVHDGFGIWLAARRLNQGKFHWPGIRHGSEMELDTEQLQALVLGLPWQSAGSGGSITLL; encoded by the coding sequence ATGATTCGCATCGACTCCATCTGGCTCGCCACCGAACCGATGGACATGCGCGCAGGCACCGAAACGGCGTTAGCCAAGGTGATCGCCGTGTTCGGTGCGGCGCAGCCGCACTGCGCTTATCTGTTCGCCAACCGCCGCGCCAATCGCATGAAAGTGCTGGTGCATGACGGCTTCGGAATATGGCTGGCGGCGCGCCGGTTAAACCAAGGCAAGTTTCACTGGCCCGGCATTCGCCATGGTTCTGAAATGGAACTGGATACCGAGCAACTTCAAGCATTGGTGCTGGGTCTGCCATGGCAAAGCGCAGGTTCTGGAGGCTCGATCACACTGCTTTAA
- the tnpA gene encoding IS66-like element accessory protein TnpA encodes MQPTRRSYSKSFKAQVIQECSQPGASIASIALSHKLNKNLVHKWIRLQSQKRTALQPAFFPLPVPLAGASLHSASSNICLEIQHPRGTVKVNWPTESAAACATFLRDLLR; translated from the coding sequence ATGCAGCCAACACGCCGTTCCTATTCCAAGTCCTTCAAGGCCCAGGTCATTCAAGAGTGTTCACAGCCCGGCGCTTCGATTGCCAGCATCGCACTCAGCCATAAACTCAACAAAAACCTCGTCCACAAATGGATTCGGCTGCAATCGCAGAAAAGAACAGCGCTGCAACCTGCATTTTTTCCGTTACCCGTGCCGCTGGCTGGGGCAAGCTTGCACTCAGCATCATCGAATATCTGTCTTGAAATACAGCACCCGCGCGGCACCGTCAAAGTGAACTGGCCGACTGAAAGTGCTGCCGCCTGTGCGACTTTTCTTCGAGACCTTTTGCGATGA
- the tnpB gene encoding IS66 family insertion sequence element accessory protein TnpB, which yields MTWPDAYISAVSPLGRRPACADTETALAKVVAVFGAAQPHCTYLYANRRATRMKVLVHDGIGVWLAARRLNQGIDFTGQVFNKAAKCSWIPKNFGPWRSAYLGRRRCWWCGQIAKNSVSFSSTLNPSTKLTLPKVFHFRSIAP from the coding sequence ATGACTTGGCCGGATGCATACATTTCAGCGGTGTCACCGCTTGGTAGACGACCTGCGTGCGCTGATACCGAAACGGCGTTAGCCAAGGTGGTCGCGGTGTTCGGTGCGGCGCAGCCGCACTGTACTTATCTATATGCCAATCGCCGCGCGACTCGGATGAAAGTGCTGGTACACGATGGGATTGGCGTTTGGCTGGCTGCACGTCGTTTGAACCAAGGCATAGATTTCACTGGCCAAGTATTCAACAAGGCAGCGAAATGCAGTTGGATACCGAAAAACTTCGGGCCTTGGCGCTCAGCCTACCTTGGCAGGCGTCGGTGCTGGTGGTGCGGTCAAATAGCTAAAAACTCTGTGAGTTTCTCCTCGACTCTCAATCCGTCCACTAAGCTCACTCTGCCTAAAGTTTTCCACTTCAGGTCGATAGCCCCTTAA
- a CDS encoding methyl-accepting chemotaxis protein has translation MVALVFVLGAVAAVQMGKLRDAEKDVETNWLPSIRQTALINAGILRLRLETLRAISDAQTLQSTLAAFPSYRKVFTDAIINYEPLIASDRERALYLTVKASAEEYSKQLDALISALTRGDTAAAANMVSTGIRPLTNRMEGEIKALADFNNDGAALAGQYATDTYSSGLWMIVGLIAGVVVLTVALATLLTKSITTPISDALSIAERIAGSDLSKEVKISGTDEAGRLLKALALMQENLRNTIMQIGDSSTQLASAAEEMTAVTEESSRGLVSQNDEVNQAATAVTQMSAAVDEVARNAESASEESRRTQGFTEAGLERVAQTLKSIQKLSGNVESTSDKIQVLSQRAQSINKVVEVIRAIAEQTNLLALNAAIEAARAGEQGRGFAVVADEVRALAHRTQSSTQEIEQMISSMQSDSAEAVEAMSKSKELANQTLDVAQEASSSLDQISKGITQINERNLLIATASEEQAHVAREVDRNLVSIRELAVQSSAGASQTATACGEMSKLAVNLNKLVSRFVV, from the coding sequence ATTGTCGCATTAGTTTTTGTACTCGGCGCAGTCGCTGCGGTGCAGATGGGAAAGCTGCGGGACGCCGAAAAAGACGTCGAAACCAATTGGCTACCCAGTATCAGGCAAACAGCCTTGATTAATGCTGGGATACTTCGTCTAAGGCTTGAAACTCTACGAGCCATCTCTGACGCCCAAACCCTTCAGTCGACCTTGGCGGCCTTCCCCAGCTACCGGAAGGTTTTTACGGATGCAATTATCAATTATGAGCCTTTGATAGCGAGCGACCGGGAGCGCGCGCTGTATTTAACGGTAAAGGCGTCCGCCGAGGAATACTCCAAGCAACTGGATGCTCTCATCTCGGCGTTAACAAGGGGTGATACTGCTGCTGCGGCCAACATGGTGAGTACAGGCATCCGTCCCCTGACGAACAGGATGGAAGGAGAGATCAAGGCCTTGGCTGACTTCAACAACGACGGAGCAGCACTGGCTGGGCAATATGCAACCGACACCTACTCATCTGGTTTGTGGATGATTGTTGGGCTTATTGCGGGCGTCGTAGTCCTGACGGTCGCTTTGGCAACCCTTTTGACGAAAAGCATAACGACTCCTATCAGCGATGCCCTGTCTATTGCCGAGCGAATCGCAGGTAGCGACCTTTCGAAGGAGGTGAAGATCAGCGGGACTGATGAGGCCGGACGATTGTTGAAAGCGCTTGCACTGATGCAGGAAAACCTTCGTAACACCATTATGCAAATTGGTGATTCATCGACCCAACTGGCCTCCGCTGCAGAGGAGATGACGGCGGTTACTGAGGAATCTAGTCGAGGTCTTGTTTCGCAGAATGATGAAGTCAACCAAGCCGCCACAGCTGTCACCCAAATGAGCGCTGCCGTTGATGAGGTGGCCCGCAATGCTGAGTCAGCTTCGGAAGAGTCGCGTCGCACCCAGGGTTTTACAGAGGCAGGATTGGAGAGAGTCGCTCAAACGTTGAAGTCTATTCAAAAGCTGAGCGGTAATGTTGAAAGCACGAGTGACAAGATTCAGGTGCTGTCTCAGCGCGCTCAAAGCATCAATAAAGTAGTGGAAGTGATTCGAGCTATTGCTGAGCAGACCAATCTTCTGGCCTTGAACGCCGCAATTGAGGCGGCGCGAGCCGGTGAGCAGGGACGTGGATTTGCAGTAGTCGCCGACGAGGTCAGGGCGCTGGCCCACCGAACCCAGTCCTCGACTCAAGAAATCGAGCAGATGATCTCTAGCATGCAGAGCGATTCAGCAGAAGCGGTAGAGGCCATGAGCAAGAGCAAGGAACTGGCAAATCAAACCCTTGATGTTGCACAAGAGGCCAGCAGTTCACTGGATCAAATCTCCAAGGGCATTACGCAGATCAACGAACGCAACCTGTTGATCGCCACCGCTTCTGAGGAGCAGGCACACGTTGCCCGCGAAGTTGATCGTAATCTTGTCAGCATTCGAGAGCTTGCTGTTCAGAGCTCTGCAGGCGCTAGTCAAACCGCTACCGCGTGCGGCGAAATGTCAAAGTTGGCGGTGAACCTTAACAAGCTGGTGAGTCGCTTCGTGGTGTAG
- a CDS encoding TonB-dependent receptor — MLALSKDLFWRLSPLAAAMLLCTPSHAANIVDLQPQVITANPLGSNQFASPASVLEGDDLTFQQAGSLGETLNKQPGVSSSYFGPGASRPIIRGQDGDRIRILRNGIGALDASSLSYDHAVPLDPATVDRIEIVRGPAALLYGGSAIGGAVNTFDNRIPTEAIAGIHGAGELRYGGADTTRSSAGKLEAGNGQFALHIDANAREFNDLRIPGYARTSDQRAREEGNDKKHRLGNSDGRQDGGAVGGSYTWDDGYAGLSYSNYDSNYGSPAEQDVRIRMQQEHYAFASEIRNLSGPFSSVKLDAGYTDYEHREIEGGEVGTTFKNKGYEARIEARHQPIGPVEGVIGAQVTRGEFSALGEEAFVPQTDTNAGAVFILEELQATDRLKLSLGGRLEHTTVDPDSKGNERFANAENSSSFTAGSLSSGAVYTLNPIWSLAATLGYTERAPTFYELYANGAHVATGTYERGDAGLSKEKAVSSDLALRFDNGTHKGSVGVFYSHFSNYIGLLGSGRTLNDDGEQDAEGIPEYNYSGVRARFSGFEAQDHWKLGENRYGSLALELSGDYTRAKNLDTGEALPRIAPLRLNSGLLWELDRWQARINVEHASSQHKVPDNESSTDGYTTLGASAGYKFDLGDSQWLAFINGENLTNQTVRYASSILRDIAPAQGRSVEVGLRTTF; from the coding sequence ATGCTCGCCCTGTCCAAAGATCTGTTCTGGCGGTTGTCGCCATTGGCCGCTGCCATGCTGCTATGCACGCCTTCCCACGCTGCGAACATTGTCGACTTACAGCCTCAGGTAATTACCGCCAATCCGTTGGGCAGCAATCAGTTTGCATCGCCTGCATCTGTGCTTGAGGGTGATGATCTGACCTTTCAGCAAGCCGGTAGCCTCGGCGAGACACTCAACAAGCAGCCGGGCGTCTCCTCGTCTTATTTCGGGCCTGGGGCCAGCCGCCCTATCATTCGCGGCCAGGATGGTGATCGCATCCGTATCCTTCGCAACGGTATCGGAGCGCTCGATGCGTCGTCACTGTCTTATGACCACGCCGTTCCTCTTGATCCAGCGACTGTCGACCGCATCGAAATCGTCCGAGGTCCGGCAGCTCTGTTATACGGTGGTAGCGCAATCGGCGGGGCGGTCAATACCTTTGATAACCGCATTCCTACAGAGGCAATCGCAGGTATTCACGGTGCCGGCGAACTACGTTACGGCGGCGCTGACACTACGCGCAGCAGCGCGGGGAAGCTTGAAGCCGGCAACGGCCAGTTTGCGCTGCATATTGATGCCAACGCACGTGAGTTCAATGATTTGCGGATTCCAGGCTACGCTCGCACCTCCGATCAACGCGCCAGAGAGGAAGGCAACGACAAAAAACATCGCCTTGGCAACAGCGACGGTCGGCAGGACGGCGGGGCGGTGGGCGGCTCTTACACTTGGGATGATGGCTACGCGGGACTCTCATACAGCAACTACGACTCCAACTATGGCTCGCCGGCGGAGCAAGATGTGCGAATTCGCATGCAACAGGAGCATTACGCTTTCGCGTCGGAGATCCGCAACCTTAGTGGCCCCTTCAGTTCTGTGAAGCTAGACGCCGGTTACACCGATTACGAACATCGTGAAATCGAAGGCGGAGAAGTGGGTACCACCTTCAAAAACAAGGGTTACGAAGCTCGGATTGAGGCCCGCCATCAACCGATCGGTCCTGTGGAAGGCGTTATAGGCGCACAGGTTACCCGCGGTGAATTCTCTGCGTTGGGAGAAGAGGCATTCGTGCCTCAGACGGATACCAATGCAGGAGCGGTGTTCATCCTGGAAGAGTTGCAGGCGACCGACCGTCTTAAGCTCAGTCTCGGCGGAAGGCTTGAGCACACCACAGTAGATCCGGATAGCAAAGGCAACGAGCGTTTCGCCAACGCGGAGAATTCCAGCAGTTTCACTGCCGGCAGCTTGTCGTCGGGTGCCGTTTACACGTTGAACCCCATCTGGTCCTTGGCAGCCACCTTGGGCTATACAGAACGTGCACCGACGTTCTACGAGCTTTATGCCAATGGCGCGCACGTCGCGACAGGCACCTATGAGCGCGGCGATGCTGGACTGTCCAAAGAGAAAGCCGTGTCTAGCGACCTGGCGCTGCGTTTCGATAACGGCACTCACAAAGGCAGCGTAGGCGTGTTCTACAGTCATTTCTCCAACTACATCGGATTACTGGGAAGCGGTCGCACCCTCAATGACGACGGCGAACAGGACGCAGAAGGTATCCCCGAATACAACTACTCAGGCGTACGCGCGCGCTTTAGCGGTTTTGAAGCCCAAGACCATTGGAAACTGGGAGAAAACCGATATGGCAGCCTTGCCCTGGAGCTTTCTGGTGACTATACCCGGGCCAAAAACCTGGATACCGGAGAAGCTTTGCCACGAATCGCGCCTCTGCGTTTGAATAGTGGTCTGTTATGGGAACTGGACAGGTGGCAGGCGCGGATCAATGTCGAACATGCGAGCTCGCAGCACAAGGTTCCGGATAATGAATCCAGTACTGACGGCTATACAACTTTGGGCGCCAGTGCCGGGTATAAATTTGATCTGGGCGATAGCCAGTGGCTGGCCTTCATCAACGGTGAAAACCTGACGAATCAGACCGTGCGATATGCCAGCTCAATCCTGCGCGATATTGCTCCGGCTCAAGGAAGAAGCGTAGAAGTCGGTTTGCGCACGACCTTCTAA
- a CDS encoding FecCD family ABC transporter permease yields the protein MITSQWFSERPRRYTGLVIVLTTLLLGSCLLCTTFGSTPVPLVKVIDILAVRLTGQIPVTSSWTPGQETIVWLIRAPRVLLGALVGAGLALVGTVLQAATRNPLADPHLLGATSGATLGAVVVVMHLGEVLGTLTLPLAAFVGSLASLCLVLWLASGGGRLDSQRLLLGGVAVSFVMMAIANLMLFMGDHRASSSVLFWMLGGLGLARWELLGVPLVVVVTGGLLLQGFARSLNGLMAGDQTAVSLGLQVHKVRFAVFLIASLITGVLVALCGAIGFVGLMVPHMARRLVGAEHRRLLPVAALIGGLLVMWVDVVSRTIIAPEDLPIGIATALLGGMFFAVMMKRG from the coding sequence GTGATCACGTCTCAGTGGTTTTCCGAGCGACCACGACGTTACACGGGTCTGGTGATCGTGCTGACGACCCTTTTGTTAGGGTCTTGTCTGCTGTGTACTACTTTTGGTTCGACGCCGGTGCCGCTGGTGAAAGTTATCGATATTCTAGCGGTAAGGTTGACTGGACAAATCCCAGTCACCTCATCCTGGACGCCTGGCCAGGAAACGATTGTCTGGCTGATTCGTGCACCGCGAGTGCTGCTCGGGGCGCTCGTCGGGGCGGGACTTGCCCTCGTTGGTACGGTCTTGCAAGCCGCAACACGCAATCCACTGGCAGATCCACATTTGCTGGGCGCTACATCAGGCGCCACGTTAGGGGCAGTCGTCGTGGTCATGCACCTGGGTGAAGTCCTCGGCACATTGACGTTGCCGCTCGCGGCCTTTGTCGGCTCACTGGCCAGCTTGTGCCTGGTGCTTTGGCTGGCCAGTGGCGGTGGTAGGTTGGACAGTCAGCGGCTGCTACTGGGCGGGGTGGCTGTTTCGTTCGTAATGATGGCCATAGCCAACCTGATGCTCTTCATGGGTGACCATCGTGCCAGCTCATCCGTGCTTTTCTGGATGCTGGGTGGTCTTGGTCTGGCTCGCTGGGAGTTATTGGGCGTGCCGTTAGTAGTGGTGGTGACAGGAGGGCTGCTACTGCAAGGCTTCGCGCGTTCGTTGAATGGGCTAATGGCAGGTGATCAGACTGCGGTCAGCCTTGGTCTGCAGGTGCATAAAGTACGTTTTGCAGTGTTCCTGATTGCATCATTGATAACCGGAGTTCTGGTGGCGCTCTGCGGGGCCATTGGGTTCGTAGGATTGATGGTCCCTCATATGGCAAGGCGTCTGGTCGGAGCAGAGCATCGTCGGCTACTGCCTGTAGCCGCTCTCATAGGGGGGTTGCTGGTGATGTGGGTGGACGTCGTTTCACGCACAATCATTGCCCCCGAAGATTTGCCAATCGGCATTGCAACCGCGCTATTGGGAGGGATGTTTTTCGCAGTCATGATGAAGCGTGGTTGA
- a CDS encoding ABC transporter substrate-binding protein, whose translation MKGYLLLLPMLTVLSSHVAQAAATRYPVTIESCNRTVTFEAPPQRAVSNDVNLTSMMVALGLQKNMVGYTGISGWNKPTPELLSRLAGLRELASKYPSIETLLNADADFYFAGWNYGMRVGGDVTPQTLASMGIQAYELTESCAQIMARKSAALEDVYRDLINLGKIFDVEDKAETLVADMQRSLNDVRTRVAGKPTPRVFLYDSGEDRPMTAGRLAVPQALISAAGGRNVMDSVNASWTHVNWESVVASDPEVIVIVDYGEVSAAQKKHFLETNPALQSISAIRHHRYIVLPYVAVTPGIDNIAAVQALAAGLHGVTP comes from the coding sequence ATGAAAGGTTATCTTCTCCTGCTCCCTATGCTGACCGTGCTGAGCTCTCACGTAGCGCAGGCTGCTGCCACTCGTTATCCAGTAACGATCGAAAGTTGCAACCGCACCGTAACCTTTGAGGCGCCTCCGCAACGCGCGGTCAGTAACGACGTCAACCTGACCTCGATGATGGTGGCATTAGGTCTACAAAAAAACATGGTGGGGTACACAGGTATCAGCGGCTGGAACAAGCCCACCCCGGAGCTGTTGAGTCGACTTGCTGGTCTACGCGAGCTGGCCAGCAAATATCCTTCAATAGAAACGCTGCTTAACGCTGATGCGGACTTTTACTTCGCCGGCTGGAACTACGGCATGCGCGTCGGCGGCGATGTAACCCCGCAAACCTTGGCATCAATGGGCATTCAGGCCTACGAATTGACTGAGTCGTGTGCGCAGATCATGGCCCGGAAAAGCGCAGCGTTGGAAGACGTTTATCGGGATCTGATCAATCTGGGTAAAATATTTGATGTCGAGGACAAAGCCGAAACTCTGGTCGCCGACATGCAGCGGTCGTTGAACGATGTTCGAACTCGGGTGGCCGGGAAGCCTACCCCTCGTGTTTTTCTTTATGACAGCGGTGAGGACAGGCCGATGACCGCAGGACGGCTGGCGGTGCCACAAGCACTGATCAGCGCTGCGGGCGGCCGTAACGTCATGGACTCCGTCAACGCTAGCTGGACGCACGTAAACTGGGAGTCAGTCGTCGCGAGTGATCCTGAAGTTATCGTCATCGTTGATTATGGCGAAGTCAGCGCTGCCCAAAAGAAGCATTTCCTTGAAACCAATCCGGCGTTGCAATCCATAAGCGCTATTCGGCACCACCGCTACATCGTCCTTCCTTATGTCGCGGTGACGCCAGGTATCGATAACATCGCAGCGGTTCAGGCGTTGGCGGCCGGTCTACATGGCGTGACACCGTGA